CAAGGGGTCGACTGCGCGGACACCACCGTCTCCGCGGCCGCGATGCAGGCGGCGGTCGACGCCGCGACAGGCGGTATCGTGACCGGGATCAACACCGGCCTCGATTTCAACGAACCGGACGACGCCAGGTGCGGTGCGGCTCTGCTCGGCGCCGCGGCGAATACGTGCGCGGCCTATCTGAAGGCCGAGGCGGGCTACGTCGGCAAGCTGGAAGCCGGTACGGTCAAACGCGACGCCGCGCGGAGCAAGGCCCTCGCCAAGCTCGGCGCCGCCGTGACCAAGGCGACCGCGGGGGCGTGCCCCACGGGCGCTACGGCGGGGAGCATCGACAACGGGGTCGACGCGCTGGCGGCGGACGTGGTCGCCGACACGATCGTCTCGCCCAACGTCGCCGACAACCAGTTCGTCACGATCACGCCGAGCGGCCCGATCGAGTACCAGGGTCAGGAACTCTCCCCCGTATGCGCCCTGAACACGCCTTACGCGTTCTTCGCCAAGCGTGGGAGCGTCAACAAGCTGGTGATGTACTACCAGGGCGGCGGGGCGTGCTGGGATCTGGTTTCTTGTTCCATCCCAACCTGCGATGTCGCCGTCGATCCCTTCGGTTCCGACAATCCGAACAACACCGCGGCCGGCTTCGGCGATATGAGCAACCCCGACAACCCTTTCAAGGACTGGCATGTCGTCTTCACGTCGTACTGCAGTTGCGACGTGCACTTCGGGGATTCCCTCAAGGACTACCAGAACGACGGCTCCGTGGTCATTCGCCACCGCGGGTACCAGAACGCCCGCGTGGTCGAGAAATGGGCGCGCGAGCACTTCGTGAATCCCGAGGAGATCGTCGTCACCGGCTCGAGCGCCGGCTCGTACGGCGCGTTCTTCAACGCGCCCTTGCTGCAGCGGGTGTGGCCCGACTCGACCTTCACCGTGCTCGGCGACGGCGGCAACGGCGTGATCACTTCGGACTTCTTGAACACGCCGGGGTACGGCTTCCAGAACTGGGAGTTCGAGAGAAACCTGCCGCCCGACATTCCGGGCGTGCAGGAGGCGATTACCGGCGGCGAGGGCATCAAAGCATACACGGTGGCGGTGGCCGCGCACCTTCCAGATGTCGCATGGGCGCACTACACGACGGCGTACGACGGTGGCACCGGCGGCCAGACCGGCTTTTACAACGTGATGCTGAACCCGAATAACCCGTTCACCTGGCTGAACTGGTGGAACGCCAGCTGCGATTGGAACGCCGAGATGGTGCAGCAAGCGCACGAGGCTTACGCGACGATCTCGGCAACGCCGGCCGACAACTACCGCTATTACATCGGCCGCGGTTCGCGACACACCGGGTGGGGTGCCGATAACGTGGTCTACAGCGCAGACGCAATCGGCGGATCGCCGGCACTGCCGGCGCTCAAGGACTGGGTGAACTCGATGCGCGCCCGCGATGCGGGCTGGGTGAACGTCGAGTGCACCAACTGCGGCCGGTTGCGCTCCGGCGATCCGAAGCCGAGTCCGCTGCAGTCGCCGTTCCAGCAAAACGGCAGCGACGTCGACATCGTCTGCCCGTAGTAGTCCGGTTCATTAATCCGGCAACGTATTCCGTTCGCCCCGAGCAGCCCCGTTTTCTCAGCGCGGGCTACCGCCCGCAACCCAAAGCGAACAACCAGCCCGTTCGCCCCGAGTAGGAGCCCTTCCCCTGGGCTCCGTATCGAGGGGCGCGCTCCTGCCGAGCCTGTCCCTCGATACGCGCCAGAAGAAGGCGCTACTCGGGACGAACGGAAAGGCACTGCCGCTCCATGGCCTGAAGATTTCTTCGCGCCGTGCGGCGAGATCGGGGAAGGGTAAATCAGGTGCGTATCGAGGTGCGCGAGAGGGCGCGAACAACCGCGGCTAGCGGCAGTCGGAACTCACGATCGCCGCGGTTGCGGCAAGTTCTTCGAGCAGCGCCAGCGCGGCCTGGCCGCTCATCGAGAAGGGGTCGAGCACCGTGCGCTCCGAGTAGCGCAGGATCGTGCTGAGATTGACGCGCTTGAGATCGACGCTGCCCATCTTCCAACTCGCGAAGCGTCGCTCCTGAATTTCGGCGTAGGCGAGCAGCGTGACGTCGGTATGACGCGGGTCGCGGACGATGTTTCGATAGAGCTCGTTAACCACGTGACGGGCCCCCTCGATGACCTGCAAGAACACGTCTTCGCCGGGTTGGATGCAGAGCAGTCCCGTAATCCCGTGTTCCGGGTTGCGATCCCTGGAACACTCGAGGATCGATCGCACCATGCGGTCGTCGATCGGTCCTACGGCTCGGCTTGCGTACAGGAGGCGGACCAGCACGGCGATTCCCTCATCCCTTCCGGTTGGCGAGCAGGGAGAGGAACTCGCGGCGCAGATCGGCGTTCCTCAGAAAGGCCCCGCGCATGATGCTGTTGGTCATCTTGGAGTCCATGTCCCTGACGCCGCGCCATTGCATGCAGTAGTGGTCGGCTTCCATGACGATGGCAAGACCGTCGGGTTGCATCTTCTCCTGTAGCACGTCTGCCAGGTAAGCGATCGCCTCTTCCTGGATTTGCGGGCGGGTCATTACCCACTCGACGAGCCGTGCGTATTTCGACAAACCGATCAATGCCGAGTTCTCGTTGGGCATCACGCCCACCCAGATCCGGCCGATGATCGGACAGAAGTGGTGCGAGCAGGCACTGCGAACAGTAATCGGCCCCACGATCATCAGTTCGTTCAAACGGGTAACGTTCGGGAACTCCGTCACTGTCGGCGGCGCCGCGTAACGCCCGGCAAACACCTCGCGCACGTACATCTTGGCGATCCGCCGGGCGGTATCCTGGGTGTTGTGGTCGTTGTCGGTGTCGATCACCAGCGCTCTCAGCAACTCGCAAACCTTACCCTCTACCTCGCGTTGCAGTTCGTCGAGTTCGTCGCCGTCGACGTATTCGTATATGCAGTCGTTCGCCCGGAAGCGTCCTCCAGCCTCCAGGATACGCGCCCGGATGCGGTCGGCGACCGGCGTGGTCTCATCGCCGGTCGGGCGTTCCGCGGATACCCCGGCAGGTCCCGATACGCTCTCGCCCGTCCTTTTCGTTCGTGCTTGTTCCACGGATTTTCCTGTTCCGCTAAGGTTGCGACCGTCGAGTCCGAGGGTGAGGACCGCTCCCGGTACGCGCTTTCCGCTAATTGGTCGTTACAGAGAAGGTCCGGCCCTGTCAATTATGCCTGCGGGTTTACGCGACCGGGTGGAGGGGGGGCCGGAGCGGCCGGGATTCGTCACCCTCTGGTGTTTCGCCTTCGGGTCACGCAAGCTAGTATCAAGGGCGTGATCGGGAAGGCACAGGCGAGGTGATTGCCGTGGACAAGCCATGGATCGTGTTCGTCGCAGGCGTCGTGGGCCTGCTGGTCGTCGGCCTTGCGGTGCAACGCGCGCTGCGGCCGAGCGACGAGACCGATCGGATCGCCCATCAGGTAGTGGATAAGAGTGGCGCGCGCGGCGGCGCGCAATCGGGATGGTCGGCGCGCGCTGGCGGCCCCGACGATAGCCGTCCGGAAGGCGGCAACCGGTCCGGCGCGACCGAGCGGCGGGGCCGCAGCATCGCGGGCGGCGGCTCCCGCGGCGACCACGACTCCGACGACAACAGCGGCGGTGGCGGTGCGACGATCGGCGGTATCGGGAGAGGCGTCGCGCCTGACAGCGCCGGCTTGCGACCCGGCAGCGGCGTCCGCGTACCCGGCGGCGTCGAGCTCGGAACCACGGGGTCCGACCGCGCTGCCTTCAAGGGCGCACGCACGGCGAGTGGCGTTCGCATGGGCGGCGGCGGCACGGAAACCGTTACCGGCACCGGCGGGACCGCAGCCGAGAGTGGCACCGAACAGGAAGATGACCTCGTCGTTTCTCTGCCGCTGAAGGACGGTTCGGTAGAGGCGGAGAAGGGCGACTCGCCGGTGGTTGCCGAGGGCGTTACCTACGACGGCGGCAACTTGAGGTTCAGCACCGACTCGCAGATGATCCTGCCCAATGCCGGCAACATCAGCGGTGAGGCCGGCTCGATCGCCTTCTGGATCCAGCCCGACTGGAACGGATCGGAAGACAGCAGTGCCGCCCTCGTCGACGTGCGCACTCAGCACACGTTCGAAAACCGCATTCAGATCGACAAGAACGGACAGTACCTGCGCTTCATCTTCGCCGACGACACCGGTTCGGAAAGCGGTGCG
The genomic region above belongs to Candidatus Binatia bacterium and contains:
- a CDS encoding pectinacetylesterase family protein → MRRVNRTLLYVLPVLVLAFEAPSGAGAATYPGNKCVAGKQRAAGTYCKAVLKAWAKWDKTQDTGKRTEALAKASGKLTEAWAKEQSKAAKQGVDCADTTVSAAAMQAAVDAATGGIVTGINTGLDFNEPDDARCGAALLGAAANTCAAYLKAEAGYVGKLEAGTVKRDAARSKALAKLGAAVTKATAGACPTGATAGSIDNGVDALAADVVADTIVSPNVADNQFVTITPSGPIEYQGQELSPVCALNTPYAFFAKRGSVNKLVMYYQGGGACWDLVSCSIPTCDVAVDPFGSDNPNNTAAGFGDMSNPDNPFKDWHVVFTSYCSCDVHFGDSLKDYQNDGSVVIRHRGYQNARVVEKWAREHFVNPEEIVVTGSSAGSYGAFFNAPLLQRVWPDSTFTVLGDGGNGVITSDFLNTPGYGFQNWEFERNLPPDIPGVQEAITGGEGIKAYTVAVAAHLPDVAWAHYTTAYDGGTGGQTGFYNVMLNPNNPFTWLNWWNASCDWNAEMVQQAHEAYATISATPADNYRYYIGRGSRHTGWGADNVVYSADAIGGSPALPALKDWVNSMRARDAGWVNVECTNCGRLRSGDPKPSPLQSPFQQNGSDVDIVCP
- a CDS encoding GTP cyclohydrolase I — its product is MRARILEAGGRFRANDCIYEYVDGDELDELQREVEGKVCELLRALVIDTDNDHNTQDTARRIAKMYVREVFAGRYAAPPTVTEFPNVTRLNELMIVGPITVRSACSHHFCPIIGRIWVGVMPNENSALIGLSKYARLVEWVMTRPQIQEEAIAYLADVLQEKMQPDGLAIVMEADHYCMQWRGVRDMDSKMTNSIMRGAFLRNADLRREFLSLLANRKG
- a CDS encoding LamG domain-containing protein, encoding MDKPWIVFVAGVVGLLVVGLAVQRALRPSDETDRIAHQVVDKSGARGGAQSGWSARAGGPDDSRPEGGNRSGATERRGRSIAGGGSRGDHDSDDNSGGGGATIGGIGRGVAPDSAGLRPGSGVRVPGGVELGTTGSDRAAFKGARTASGVRMGGGGTETVTGTGGTAAESGTEQEDDLVVSLPLKDGSVEAEKGDSPVVAEGVTYDGGNLRFSTDSQMILPNAGNISGEAGSIAFWIQPDWNGSEDSSAALVDVRTQHTFENRIQIDKNGQYLRFIFADDTGSESGAGAEIGHWQAGEWHNVVATYGEGMTNFYVDGKLVGSKPYTGQFNVLPGTQFRIGSNYPGDGPGAGGAMSDFKVYRRPLGPDEVGQMSTRAE
- a CDS encoding BLUF domain-containing protein; its protein translation is MLVRLLYASRAVGPIDDRMVRSILECSRDRNPEHGITGLLCIQPGEDVFLQVIEGARHVVNELYRNIVRDPRHTDVTLLAYAEIQERRFASWKMGSVDLKRVNLSTILRYSERTVLDPFSMSGQAALALLEELAATAAIVSSDCR